The region gatctccctcttaGAACTCAAGTGGCTTTATCCGCTTATCAAGATAACTCTTCTGTTTACTCTACAAACCCTTCATCTTATCCTGAATTATCTTGATCTTCTTAGTAGTCTACTAAACAATCTTTGGTCCAAGCAGAACACTTTCACCTGATTCATACTAATACAAAAGAGCCATACACCCTCTTCTATACAAAGCTTCAAAAGTTGTCATTCCAATACTATAATGGTAATTGTTATTataggtgaactcaatcaaaggcatTTAATTATCCTAATTACCCCCTTGCTCCAAAACACAAACCCTCAACAAATCTTCCAAAGATTGGATAGTCCTTTATGTCTGATTGTCCGTCTGCGGATGGTAGGAAGAACTCAACTACAACTTGGTTCTCAAGGCTTCCTGCAAGCTCTCCCAAAACCCCGACGTGAACCTTTGATCTCTATTTGAAATAATACTTTAAGGAATACCATGCAACTTCATAATTTCACTAACGTAAACCTCTGCTAGCTTCTGCAACACGTAACTatcttttcaaaataaaatgaGTCGACTTAGTCACACTATTCACCACAACCCAAATTGAGTTACTTCCCTTTGATGTTTTCAAAAAAACCATCACAAAATCCATAGATATGTTATCCGTCTTTCATTTAGGAATACTCAAAGGTTGCATCAATCGAGACGGTTTCTaatgctcaatctttgacttctaACAAGTCGAGAAAGAATAGACAAACTCGGCCACATCCTTCGTCATACCTGGCCACCAAAACATATTCTTAAgatcttgatacattttagtagctccaggatgaatactcaaaccacttctatgACTTTCCTCAAGAACTATCTTCTTAAGCTCTGGAAAATCCGACACACAAACTCTATCTCGAAATCTCATAATTCCAATCTCATCAACTCTGAAATCCACTTCTTTACCTTGATTGATTAACACCAACCGATCAATCAATCCCAAATATGATTTCTGACCTTCATTGGTCTCTTCTAGAACACTgctagtcaacttcagcatacccgACATCACACTTATGTAGCGTCATCTCACACACCAAGCTAAGATATCTGAACTTCTCAATCAAATTTGTCTACCAAACCATCAATGTGAACATATCCAAAGACTTCCTACGTAAAGCATCTGCTACAACATTAGCATTACCAGGATGGTAACTTAGCTCAATATCATAGTCCTTCAAAACTCTACCCACCTCCTCTACCTCATATTCATCTCTTTCTTATCAAAAAGATATTTCAAACGTTTATGATCACTAAAAACCTCAAACCTCAAACTATACAAATAGTGCCTCCAAACCTTAAGAACAAACACTACTCCTACCAACTCCAAATCATGGGTAGTATAATTTCTCTCATGATTCTTCAGTTGTCTCTAAGTATACATTACAACCCGATGATTCTGCATAAGCACCCCACCGAAGCCCATCTTAGAAGaatcacaatacacaacaaaaGATTCATTGGCATATGGTATAGTCAAAATTGGAGTTATCGTCAACCTCTTCTTCAAATATTGGAAACTCTCTTCATACTGAGCATCCCACACATAAGCTTGTCCTTTTTAAGTCAAATGAGTCAAAGGAAAGTCCAACTTCGAAAAGCTTTTTATAAAACTTTTATAGTAAacagccaaaccaagaaaacttctaaTCTCTGTAACAGACATGAAAGCCTCTAACTGCAACACCATGTCTACCTTAGACGGATCAACTTCTATTCCACCActagaaatcacatgaccaaggaaacttAATTCTCGCAACAAGAACTCACATTTAGACAACTTCGCATACAACTTCTTCTCTTGTAAAGTCTACAACACAACTCGTAAATGTCATGCATGCTCTTCATCTAATTTAAATACACCAATATGTCATCTATGAAAACCATAACAAATGGATCCAAGTATGGATGAAGATCATATTCATATACTCCATTAATACTCCTGGTGCATTAAACACACCGAACGACATCACCAAATACTTAAAATGGCCATATTGACTCCTAAACAAGGTCTTCGGAATATCTTTTAACTTTACTCAAAATTGATGATAACCCGGtctcaaatcaatcttgctaaacacataatctccaaccaactgatccataaGGTCACCAGTCCTATGAACAAGATAATTATTCTTAATCGTAACCTTATTCAAATGTTGGTAATTAACATATAATCTCTCTTTTTAACCAGCAACACCAACGCTCCCCACAATGACACAATAGGTCTAAAAAGTTTATTATATAATAACTCTTCTAATTGATTCTCCATCTTACTCAACTCTAATGCATATATTCTATATGGTTCCGTCAATATAGGTCTAGTACTAGGTACTGAATCTATGATGAACCTAAATTCTTGCTTCGGTGGCAAGTCACAAATATCCTCAGGAAAAACATCAGGAAACTCACACACCACATGAATAGCAGTAGCCACAACATCACTCTCCACTCTCAAGGAAGCGAACATCGCGAGCAATTGATCATCCTCCCTGAAAGATATCACAACCTGACAATCAAACATGAATCTCGAATATGTACTCTCTTAAGGTTCGGGAAACGACTTAGTCTTGTCAAATTAGTTTATATAAACACGGTTGAACTCTATTCAGGTCATGCCCAAAATCACATTGAGTTGACTCAAAGGCAAACAAATTAAATCAACTCCAAAGTCTTTACCATAAATGGACAAAGGGTAATTCAAACACACCAAAGAAGTAGTCACTAAACCATTTGTTGGGGTATCAATAACCATAATTCCAATCATAAGAGACACTTCAAGATTCAACTTATTGACGCAATAAAGAGATACAAATGAATGAATTTTACCAGTATCAATCATAGTAATTAGAGAAACACCCTTAGTAAAACACGTACCTCAAATAAAATTATCGAATATCAAGACATCCACACCACTCAGTGCAAAAACTCTACAATTATCTTGTGCGACAGCCAGCGCCTTCCTTAGTTTATGACACCGGGTTCTAATATGACCAGGTTCACCATAATTATAACAAGTTGGAACATTACTCTTGCACTCAGTAGAACGGTGACCATgtttcccacacttgaaacacttcaaGCATGTGCTCTTGCATAAAGCAGCACAATGACCTACACCTTCACATGTGAAACATCTAAGAGGAGAAGGAGTGCCTCCATTACTTAGCTCTTTCCCACATGAAGCCTTATGATGGAACTTCTATTTTCCCTTATCAGCTTGAGCCACATAAGGTTTACCATAAAACTGATTCCCATCTTTATTCTTACTAGCACTTTTGTAGTGAGCAGATCTAACCCTACTATCTTTATCATAGATTCTACACTTATTCACCAGCACTGAGAATCGACGGATCTCCTGATAACTAATGAATTGCTTGATCTCAATACACAAGACActctcaaacttcacacacttcgacCCTTCAGCTTCCAGACCATTATAATGGGGACAAAATCTCACTAACTCTTCAAACTTAACCGCATAATCAGCAACAGTCATACTTCCTTGTTTCAGCTGCAAGAACTCATTCTCTTTCTTGCTGCAAACATCAGTCGAAAAGTACTTCTCTAGAAACTCATTCTTGAACACCGtccaagtaatctcagcattaGCATCTTCCATCCTCTAACAGGTATTCGCCCACCAATATTCTACTTTTCCAACTAGCATATGAGTCCCAAACAACACCTTATATGCATAAGAGCACTCCATAACCCTGAAGGTATTCTCAATATCTTGAAGCCAAGTTTGAGCACCCTCAGGATCATACCTTTCCTTGAAAGTAGGCAAATTGTTCCTCTGAAACATTCCCATCCCACAGAATCCATCAGTGTCGGTGGTATGATTCTAATTCACATGCAAAGCTTCATTTGCTTGTGCCATCACATTATCCATTTCTTCCAAATCATCAACAATCACACGATTTTTCCTACCATCCATTTCTTTCTAAACAACCAGCCAAGTTCAAATTAACCAACCGTAAACAGTAAAGCAAAGAGCAATAAATGAAACATGCATCGATAATGTTCACGCACATGTTGCACACAAGGGTAACAACTAGTTCACAACCTAGGCCGAATGTACCGACCTGCCCTGATACcaactatgtaacaccctaaaacccCTATTGTTTAATTATAAAAGAATTCAAATAAATTCTCAATTAGATTACTACACATGCTTCACCAAGCATCTTATCCAACAAAACATAACTTTTATTAAAGCAGCGGAATAAAAAAAAGCATTTAATCATAAAAAGTCTCCACACCAAAAAGATAATGAAAATAGAAAACATCTCTGAGAAACATAACATGTAGTAAACAACTCGTCCACGGTGTTATGAATCATAACGACTCCAAAACTAAAAGACTCTAAAGCAATAAGGTAACGAAGAGGCCTCAATTTCATCCTTCATCTCAAACATCAACTACTCCTCTACCTGATTATATGTACTTTAAAGGAGTATAGAACACCACAACATAACAAGCAGGAGTGAGAATATGTTCACAAATGTTAACGGAGTATAAAGTAATAAAGGAAAGTACACACAAAACTTCAACTCATTTATGTGATCCACTACCCTCATCAATCATCAACATTTTTTTATATAACACTCACAATCATTACCAATCATAAGTGCAGATGTATATGTAATGCACTCATCACCTCATCACCAAATGCATGTGGTACCACCCTATACTCACCAATTGGATGTCAGTGCTATGTTATTCAACAATCCTATCACTAATATTTGGACATTAGAGTTATATTACTGATTTAGTCTCATCACCAATCCATATCTATGATATACATAATGCATGAAAATGCCACCACAATGTAATATAAAAATCATCACCAATAGTTCTTATTCAAACCACATGGCTCACAATAATGCAACACCATATTAACATATAAAAATACATCACTGATATTTTATTTCATCATAACACATTGACTCAACTCACTAAACAGtagccaacaacaacaataaaCAGTCATCGCCATCGGGAACAACTCGAAAATCGAGTCGATGACCCAAAACTGGTCAACACCAATTTATCATGCAAATTTAACTatatattcatcatcatcaaagaCAAAAACATAAACAACACCAATTCAAATTTTCTCATACAATTGCATACGAATTTCTACATGTAATACTGCATAAAAAAGAATCAAAGCATGATAATCTAGAGAGGTATACACAACCATCCCATTGATTCAAAATCCTCAACAATGGAGGAAGAGTGTTAAGATCCCTCCATATCCTTTAAGAAAAATACACCCATTGAAGAATAATCTCCCCCCCCCTTACCTGAATACTGCAGAAAAATTCTGAATCTTCTCTTTAGAATCCTAGATTTGCACTTGCTTCTCCAAAATCCTACTTTCACAGCTTTCACGTTCTGTTCAAAAAATTAAAACCTATTTTTCTTGTAAAATTAAAACCTAAtttatattttataaattttaaatatCCCCTCATCTTTTGGTTTCTCACACATGCCCTACCACCTATCTCATTATACCTATTTTTACCTCTTAACTCATATTTCTTATTTTTCTCTATATCCTTctattatttctattttattttaattaaccaaAAATGATGAATAATAGTATAAATTCTATCCCACCTCAAATAATCCTACAAAAATACATATATGACACCAATGAATTATATAAGTATATATTGActcaataaaataaaataaattcaaaaattggggtgttacaaggCACGTTAGCTAAATAAGAGTAGTCCTCATACAAATGAGGAGGTTGGGAATCCTCAATAGAACGAGAACCAGACCTTGTCAATAAGGAGAGGGTGGTCAGGCTTGCGACCTTCGGTAAAGTCAGCAAGGCCTCTCCAGCAACGTCACTCCCGACCAACCGTACTCCCCACCTTAGAAGCTAAATATTCACTTCATTATCCATATAACCTGGATACATGTTATGGGTAAAGAAAATACATTAGGGATATGCAAATTAAAAATATCAAAAGACCTGAAGGTACCAAAGCTTACCAAAGATGGTTTTTCTCTCTTCCAAGGAGCGGACTCTTATTAATAATCAGACTTCAATAAGGCGCTTTAAGCATTTATTTTTGACCTCCTCTATTGGAACACCTACTCGTACGTATCCCAAATTGTTGATAAACTTATTTAACCGAACCTTCTGGTAGTGAGCCTTATCTATAAGATCATTTTCATTATATATGTACAGATAGTTCCCCGACAGAAAGTGACCCTCAGTCCAATACATGGAGAACATATCAGTACATCTTCCATCCATTGTGTCTCTAATGTCACAAACTACAATATAATCTTCAGGGTTGGCGGGGTTTACCAAAAAGAATCAATCCTCAAAGGGCTACAGATCCGAATGAGGCCCAAATCCATGAATAGTTGACTCCAGGTAAATCAATCCTCTACCCCTCGTCTAGATCGTTGGGTCACGACAACATCTGAAGAGAAGAAAGAAAAAGACCACATTAGGATGTCCATTCAAATACTCACACTAATACGGGTATACTTTCAAGTATGCCCATCATGTAAAATGGAGTTGTAAAGGAGCCATAGTCAAATGTTTCAGAACCTCTACCTAAAAAAATGAAGGTGAGAAGAATTCCCATGGTGGAAAAAGCTCATTCATAGAAAGGAATGGCACAAACTCCATACTTGTCACATATTATTTCATCCTCAAAAGGACTCTGGATTCTGCAATCGGAAGACGTGTCAACTTCCATAAAAGCCACGTCAAGACCACATGCTTTAGCAAAAGCAGAAACAATGGAAGAGTAGACAATATCCATCCAAGTAGATgttgtaagaacaaagttggttctagaatatatatatatatatatatatatatatatatatatatatatatatatataagattttgatgataacaaaggatgaaaccgaaaatggtactctaacgagatttttctttgtgtgcaggactctgacatttacgcaggattctgaccatacatcagatacaaaatcacATCAGATACAAAGTATTAGATGATCAGATGCCACTCAGAAAGGAATACATCCAGAAGGTTCTGATTTTGATCAACGCAGATACCAGCGCAACAGCAAGAAGTCAGAAGCTCCAATAAGACTACTGGGTTtagactctgatacttaagaagtctagagcattgagaagctctgatgaagtcaCACTTAATCATCCTCTGAAGACTAACTCTGGTACATCAAGATTCTGATGCAGATTCACTAGTCCAGAACGCTTAACCGAAAAGAATCTCATTATGGAAAGAAATTATTTAAAGAAAAGATTAAAGAGGCGGACAAaatggttttagaaagaaacaatataagtaatgacattaattattcttcaatgaccaagattttttcatcactccaacggtccttcacaaGTACAATATAAAGGATGGATTACTTCTCTAGAGACACACACCTGACACACAGAGAAATATCAGTCACTCTCTCTCTCTTctttttcacgagctgctgctcttacgtgaaaagctttTGCTCTCATTTTTTTGTAATACTTGCTtgttgttagaagcactttacattacaatttacttttgtttaaactatttcctcaagtgactctgcgcagtctgaatacttgagagggctaagagattatcctcttagacgattggttgtgtaatatttcaagattagtggattaagtcctttttgaaggcgaaatcacattggctgggtggactggagtagctttgaatttcaagcgaaccaatataaaattcGGTGTGTTTTGAATTCTGAAAAAGCTTatatttccaaaacaattcaacccccctttcttgtttttctcaaccttcagttggtatcagagcttcggctctgttattgattttctaatcaaacacttaacagtgtagagagatccagcgtgagaaaaactatggccaacaccaatgaaagagatagttacaatgttaaaccttcaatctttgatggagagaaatttgattattggaaagacagaattgaaagtttctttccGGGCTACGACACTGATCTCtgggatattgtcacaattggctacacaccacctGTGATAGACGTTGGAGTTGAAATTCCCATAAGCaaaatgtcagatgatcagaagcgtgaatttaagaaccatcacaaagccaaaacgatactactcaatgccatttcctacaatgaatatgaaaagatcaccaacagggaaacagctaaataaatacttgactccctaaggatgactcacgaaggaaattctcaagtcaaagaaacaaaggctttggctttaatccagaaatatgaagccttcaaaatggaggacgatgaagctgtagaggtaatgttttctagatttcaaactttaattgcaggactcaaagtgctagataaaggatatacaactgcggatcatgtcaaaaagattgttagaagcttgccaaagaaacGGAGACCTATGGTCACAACTTTAAAGCTATCAAAAAAATCTAAACAATATCATTcttgaggaactcgtcagttcactcaaaagccacgagatagaactggaggaagatgaacctcaaaagaagatcaaatTTGTAGCACTTAAGTCCAGATCCGAAAGACGCAAACcagatagaaacaaagccttctaggctgaagaagaagacattggtgactctgaaaaggaagactctgacgacgaagaagaattatcccttttaaccagaagagtaaaacaactctggagaaaaaagaataataacttcagaagaccaagacccaagggagatcgatcagaatcaacttccataggtaaatctaacaaagatataacatgttatgaatgtaaggaaacagatcattacagaaacgaatgtcccaagttgaagaaatAAAGCTCTAGAAGATAAAACTTCAAGAAAAgttccttcagaaccaaaaagggactcatggccacctgggatgatagtgaatctgatTCCTCAGAAccagactctgatgaacaggcaaatgttgcactcatggctaccacctccaggaatacatcagatggagaatctgaatccgaagaggtattttctgatttttctcgctctgacctcgaatcatgcctttctgaaactctaaactcatatcagaaacttaaacaaaaatttaaagttataaaagaggttcttgaagaaaccaccgaagaatgtggtaaacttgagataatagtttcagatctaaaagatgaaaatcgaattttgacattagaaagagattccacaaataaacaatgtttaaaacttgaagaagtgttatctcaagctccacaaacttcaaacacagtaatttatgaatatgaaaaatcttttcaaaagtttctgaagaatgggacagagagaagcagaatggcatccatgatttatggggttAGTCAGAataatagaagaggaattgggtatgaacctagtgaagataaatcttccactaatgacaaacctaaatctctgttttcttatcactacacacatacacaagcacaacgctttgataatgccagaaaacccaaagttttaagaaactctgggaaaactaatcataaaggacccaaaagattctgggtaccaaaggataagattgtttatgttgcagatatattatgcagcagagttaagacaccagtcatggtacctggactctggattctcacgacacatgacgggaagaaagtatatgttcaaaagcctggaacttaaagatgctggcttcgtagggttcggaggaaatcagaaaggaaggatcagaggctctgaaactattggtaatggaactaccccctctatatctgatgttctctatgtagaaggattaatgcataatctgttatcaataagtcaattaagtgataacggctatgatgtaatctttaatcaaaaaacatgtaaagcaattaatcagaataatggaacagtcctattcactggcaagaggaaaaacaatatttacaaaataaatctttcagacttaaaagaacaaaatgtaaaatgtctgatgtttcttcacgaagagcaatgggtatggcatagacgcttgggccacattagcatgagaaaaccatctcagctaaataaactcgagttagtcaaaggtctacccaagctgaagttttcttcagatgctctatgtgaagcatgtcagaaaggaaaactttctaaatcatcttttaaaaagaaaaatattgtttctacctctaagcctctggaacttcttcacattgatctgTTTGGTCCTGTTAAAACAGCATCAGccaatggaaagaaatatggactagttattgttgatgattttagttgttggacatgggtaaatttcctaaagcacaagagtgagtctcactctgtattcactagcttctgttccaaagtgcaaaacgaatttgactctaaaatcatcagagtcagaagtggTCATGGTagagaatttgaaaataaattttttgaggaactatttgattctaatggaatatcccatgatttctgctgtcctagaactccacaacaaaatggagttgtagaaaggaagaataggacactccaagagatggccagaaccatgatcaatgaaacaaatgtggctaagcacttttgggctgaagcattaaatacagcgtgttatattcataatagaatctctataagacctattctggagaagactccctttgaactgtgtaagggaagaaaactcaacatttcttattttcatcctttttgatgctcttgctttattctgaataccaaagaacatctgaacaagtttgattcaaaagcacaaaaaggtattatgttaaGATACTCAGgacgctctaaaggctacagagtatacaacacaaaaaccaaaattatggaagaatcaattcatgttagatttgatgataagcttgaccctgaaaagtcaaagctagttgagaaacttgcagatctggagattactcttgcaggttctgatgAAAAGATCAAAGCACTAAAAGTATCTGATAAACAAAGTCCAGATGGA is a window of Lathyrus oleraceus cultivar Zhongwan6 chromosome 6, CAAS_Psat_ZW6_1.0, whole genome shotgun sequence DNA encoding:
- the LOC127095870 gene encoding uncharacterized protein LOC127095870, giving the protein MEDANAEITWTVFKNEFLEKYFSTDVCSKKENEFLQLKQGSMTVADYAVKFEELVRFCPHYNGLEAEGSKCVKFESVLCIEIKQFISYQEIRRFSVLVNKCRIYDKDSRVRSAHYKSASKNKDGNQFYGKPYVAQADKGK